GCGACGGTGGTGATCGAGACCCGCTTCGTCCCGGTGCTGCGCACCCACTTCGGCCGGCACTGCGACGCCGGCCCGCCCGGTCCCGACGGCCGGTCGCAGGTGCGCGTCGGCGCCCCGACCGCGCTCGACCTCGCCCGCACCCTCGCCGGGTGGGGTGCCGCGGTGGAGGTGCTCGACCCGCCGGAGGTCCGTGCCGAGCTCGCCCGGATCGGCCGGGAGCTGGCGGGGCGCTACGCCTGAACCGGGGCGGTCGTCCCGCGCACCACCAGCCGCGGCCGCAGCACCCGCTCCACGACGTCGGTGCGGTCGCCGTCGAGCCGCTCCAGCGCGGCGTCGACGGCCATCCGCGCCTGCTCGGGGGCGTCCTGGCTGACGGTGGTGAGCCGCACGTGCTCGAGCCGGGACAGCTCGGCGTCGTCGTAGCCGACCACCGAGACGTCGCCGGGCACGCGGACCCCGGCCCGGACGAACACGTCGAGCAGGCCCAGGGCGCTGCGGTCGTTGGCGGCGACCACCGCGGTCGGCAGGCCCGCGTCCAGCAGCGCCCGGGCCGACCGGGCCCCCGCCCCCTCGCTGTCGCCGCCGGGCGCGACCCGCGGTTCCAGGCCGTGCCGGGTCATCGCGGCGGTGAAGCCCTCGCGGCGCTCCTGCGCCATCTCGGCCCGCCCGCCGTCGACGTGCACGATCGCGCGGTGGCCGAGCCCGACGAGGTGGTCGACGGCCTGGCCGATCCCGTCGGCGTCGGCGACCCGCACGACGTCGAACCCGGACGGGGGGAGCCGCCGCCCGACGACCACGGTCGGGACCCGCGCCCCCAGCCCGGCCAGCTGGGCGGGCGACAGGCCAGGGGCGAGCAGGAGGACCGCCTCGCAGCGCAGGTCGAGCAGGGTGTCGACGACGCGCTGCTCGTCGTGGGTGCGGGTGATGCCGCTCAGGGCCACGGTGTAGCCGCGCGCGTCGGCGGCGAGCTGCACCTCCTCGGCCAGCTCGGTGCGGAACGCGTCGCGCAGCAGCACCGGGACGCCGAGCACGTGGGTGCGCCGCCGGGCCAGCAGGCTCGCGCTGCGGTCGGCGCGGTAGCCGAGCCGGGCCGCGGCCTCCAGCACGCGCTCCCGGGTCTCCGCGCTCGGGCCCGCGACGCCGCGCAGTACGAGCGACACCGACGCCGTCGACACCCCGACGGCGGCCGCGACGTCCTCCAGCCGCGGCCTCTTGACAGCTCCGGTCACGTCGCGGATCGTACACAGCGATCGTTAAAGCGCTTTAAAGGAGAGTGGCCCATGGGCGTGCCCGTCCTCGACGACCTCGTCGCGGTCCTCGCCGACCGGATCGACCCGCGCGCCTACCCGCACGCCGACGCCGTGGAGCAGCAGGTGCTGGTCTACTCCGCCGACGGCGTCCGCGCCGCGCCGCCCGCGGAGCTGGTGCGGGCCCTGGCCGACGGTCCCGGCGTCGTCGTCGTCCGCGGTGCCCTGGACCGGGCCATGGTCGACCGCGTCACGGGCGAGTTCGACGCGATGGTCGCCGAGCAGCACGCCGCCGGCCGGCAGGTGGGCGACCACTTCGCCGCCCCGGGCACCAACGACCGCGTCTGGAACGCGCTGGAGAAGCTCGCCGTCCGGGCGCCGGCCGCGTTCGTCGACTACTACTCCTCCGACGTGCTCGCCCTCGTCGCCCTGGCCTGGCTCGGGCCGGGCTACCAGGTGACCTCGCAGGTCAACGTCGTGCACCCGGGCGGACGGGCGCAGGTCGGGCACCGCGACTACCACCTGGGCTTCCTGCCCCCGACCGAGATCGTGCGCTACCCGGCGCACGTGCACCGCCTGTCCCCCGTGCTCACGCTGCAGGGGGCGGTGGCGCACGCCGACATGCCGGTGGAGTCGGGCCCGACGCTGTACCTGCCGCACTCGCAGAAGTACGGCGACGGGTACCTCGCCACGGCCCTGCCGGAGTTCGCCGAGCACTTCGAGCGCCACCACGTGCAGCTGCCGCTGGCCACCGGCGACGCCGCGTTCTTCAACCCCGCGGTGATCCACGGCGCGGGCCGCAACCGCAGCTCCGACGTCCGGCGCACCGCCAACCTGCTGCAGATCAGCTCCGCGTTCGGCCGGGCGATGGAGTCGGTCGACCGCGCCCGCGTGTGCCGCGCGGTGTACCCGCACCTGCGTCCGGGCCACGAGCACGCGATCGCCGCCGCGGCCGAGGGCTACGCCTTCCCGACCAACCTCGACCGCGACCCGCCGGTCGACGGCCTCGCGCCGCCCACCCAGGCCGACCTGGTGCGCCGCGCGGTCGCCGAGCGCTGGACCGCCGAGGCGTTCGACGCCGCCCTCACCGACCACACGACACGACGGGACACGCACTGATGGGACTGCTGGACGGAACGGTGCTGCTGGTCAGCGGCGGCACGCAGGGGGTCGGGGCCGGTGTCGCCCGGGCCGCGGTGCGGGAGGGCGCGCAGGTCACGATCAGCGGCCGGCGCGCCGACGTCGGGGAGAAGGCGGCCGCCGACATCGGCGCGCGGTTCGTGACCGCCGACATCGCCGACCCGGAGCAGGCACGGGCGTCCGTCGCCGCGGTGATCTCGGAGCACGGCCGGATCGACGCGCTGGTCAACGCGGCGGGGCTCACCGACCGCGGCACCCTGCTCGACACCACCCCGGAGCTGTTCGACCGGCACGTCGCGGTCAACCTGCGCGGGCCGTTCTTCACGATGCAGGCGGCCGTCTCCGACATGGTGGGCCGCGGCGCACCCGGCGCGGTCGTCAACGTCATCTCGTCCTCGGAGCTGGGCGGGCAGCCGTTCCTCGCGCCCTACGTCGCGGCGAAGGCCGGGCTCGCCGGCCTCACCCGCAACGCCGCGCACGCCCACCGCTTCGACCGCGTGCGGATCAACGGCCTCGACATCGGCTGGACCGACACCGAGGGCGAGGACGCCACCCAGCGCGCCTTCCACGACGCCGACGACACCTGGCGCGCCGACGCGGCCGCCCGGCTGCCGATGGGCAAGCTCGGCCAGGTCGACGAGATCGCCGACTTCGTGGTGTTCCTGCTGTCGCCGCGCAGCGGCGTCGTCACCGGCTCCGTCATCGACTGGGACCAGAACGTCCTCGGAGGGTTGGACTGACATGAGGTTGGGACTCATCGGACTGGGGCGCATCGGCGCCTTCCACGCCCGCACGCTGGCCGCGCTGGACGCGGTCGACTCGCTCGTCGTCACCGACGCGGTGCCCGCCGTCACGGCGGCGGTGACCGCGGAGGTCGGTGCGGAGGCCGCCGACTCCCCGGAGAAGCTGATCGCCGCGGGCGTCGACGGCGTGCTGATCGCGGCCGCCACCGACGCCCACCCGGTGCTGCTGCGCGCCGCCGTCGCCGCCGGGCTGCCGGTGTTCTGCGAGAAGCCGCTGGCCGCCGGGCTGGCCGACGCCCGCGCCACGGCCGCGTCCGTCCGGGGCGCCCGGGTGCAGATCGGCTACCCCCGCCGCTTCGACGCCGCGTTCCTCGCGGTGCGCGGGGCCGTCGCGGCCGGGGAGCTGGGCCGGGTGCACACCGTCCGGTCCACCACGCTCGACCCGGCCCCGCCGCCGCGCGCCTACCTGGCCGGGTCCGGCGGGCTGTTCCGGGACTGCACCGTGCACGACCTCGACGCCGTCCGCTGGGTCACCGGACAGGAGATCAGCGAGGTGTACGCCACCGGCTCCGACCGCGGCGACGCGATGTTCGGGGAGCTGGGCGACGTCGACGCCGCGGCGCTCGTCCTGACGATGGCCGACGGATCGCTCGGGCTGGTCTCCAACAGCCGCTACAACGCCCGCGGCTACGACGTGCGCCTCGAGGTGCACGGCGCGGCCGACAGCGCCGCCGCCGGGCTCGACGGCGGCCTGCCGGTCCGCCCGCTGGGCCCCGGCGCGCTCACCGTCGCCGGGCCGGCGCACACCTTCTTCATGGACCGGCTCGCCTCGGCGTTCCGGGCCGAGCTGGCCGCGTTCGTCGAGGTGGTGGCCGGGACCAGGGAGTCGCCCTGCACCGTCGACGACGCACTGGCCGTGGCCGTCGCGGCGGAGGCGGCCACGATCTCGCTGCGGGAGCACCGGCCCGTCGCGACCGCCGAGATCGCCTGACTCAGACGAAGGCGGAGTGCCCCGTGATCGCCCGGCCCACGACGAGGGTGTTGATCTGCTTGGTGCCCTCGAAGGAGTACAGCGCCTCGGCGTCGGCGAAGAACTTGCCGACGCCGTAGTCGAGCACCACCCCGTTGCCGCCGACGACCTCGCGCGCGAGCGCGACCGTCTCGCGCATCTTCGTGGTGCAGTACTCCTTGGCCAGGGCGGCGTGCTCGTCGCGGGCCTCCCCCGCCTCCTGCATCTCGGCCAGGCGCACGGCCAGGCCGAGGGAGGCGGTGATGTTGCCGAGCATCCGCACGAGCAGGTCCTGCACGAGCTGGAACCCGGCGATCGGGCGGCCGAACTGCTCGCGCTCCTGGGAGTAGGCCAGCGCCAGCTCGTAGGCGGCCATCATCGTGCCGGTCGAGCCCCAGGCCACGCCGCCGCGGGTGCGGCGCAGGACCTTGTTGGTGTCGGCGAAGGAGTGCGCCTCCTGCAGGCGGTCGGCCTCGGGCACGCGGCAGCCGCTGAGCACGATGTCGGCGTTCTGCACGGTGCGCAGGGCGATCTTGTTCTCCATCTTCGTGGTGGTCATGCCGGGGTTGTCCTGCTCCACCACGAAGCCCTTGACCGAGTCGTCCGCGACGTCCCGGGCCCAGATCACGACGAGGTCGGCGAACGTGCCGTTGCCGATCCAGCGCTTCTCGCCGTCGATCACCCACTCGTCGCCCTCGCGGCGGGCGGTGGTCTCCAGGCCGCGCGCGACGTCGGACCCGCCGTGCGGCTCGGTCAGCCCGAACGCACCGATCTTCTCCATCCGCCCCATCGCGGGCAGCCAGCGCTCGCGCTGCTCGGGCGAGCCGCACAGGTCGATGCTGCCCATCGCGAGGCCGTTGTGGATGCCGAAGAAGCTGTTCAGCGACGGGTCGGTGTGCGCGATCTCCATCGACACGAACCCGATGAGCTGCCGGCGCGCGGCCGGGCCGTCGAGGCCGTCGTAGGGCAGGGACGCGATGTTCAGCCCCGCGAACCCGGGGATGAGGTGGTGCGGGAACTCGGCCTTCGTCCAGTGCTCCAGGGCGACGGGCGCGACCTCCTCCGCCAGGAACTCGCGCACCCGGCCGACGACCTCGCGCTCGTCGTCGGTGAGGGCGTCGGCGAAGCGGAAGAAGTCACCCGTCAGGGGTTCGGCGGTCATCGCACCAGGGTGGCACCGGTGGCGTCCGCGCGCCCGGTCTGCGGCGCCGCCCCGGCGGACCGCCCCGGGCCGTCGGGGCCTGCGCCTACGATCGGGGCGTGCTCCCCGACACCGCACCCGCCCCGCTCGACGTGCTCCGCCGCGTCTTCGGCTACGACGCGTTCCGCGGGCCGCAGCAGGAGGTGATCGAGCACGTCTGCGCGGGCGGCGACGCGCTCGTCCTCATGCCCACCGGCGGGGGCAAGTCGCTGTGCTACCAGGTGCCGTCGCTGGTCCGAGACGGCACCGGGGTGGTGGTGTCCCCGCTGATCGCGCTCATGCAGGACCAGGTCGACGCCCTGCGCGCGCTCGGCGTCCGCGCCGGGTTCCTCAACTCCACGCAGAACCCCGACGAGCGGCGCGACACCGAGCGCGCCTACCTCGACGGCGAGCTCGACCTGCTCTACCTCGCCCCCGAGCGCCTGCGCGTCCCGTCCACCCTGTCGCTGCTCGGGCGCGGGCGGATCGCGCTGTTCGCCATCGACGAGGCGCACTGCGTCGCCCAGTGGGGCCACGACTTCCGGCCCGACTACCTCGCCCTGTCCGAGGTCCACGAGCGCTGGCCCGACGTCCCCCGCATCGCGCTGACCGCCACCGCCACCGAGGCCACGCGCACCGAGATCGCCCAGCGGCTGGACCTGACCGCGGCCAAGCAGGTCGTCGCGAGCTTCGACCGGCCCAACATCCAGTACCGGATCGCGCCGAAGAACGAGCCCCGCAAGCAGCTGCTGGACCTGCTGCGCGCCGAGCACCCCGGCGACGCCGGCATCGTCTACTGCCTCTCGCGCAAGTCGGTGGAGCAGACCGCGGAGTTCCTCGTCGGGCAGGGGATCCCGGCGCTGCCCTACCACGCGGGGCTCGACGCGGAGGTCCGCGCGCGCCACCAGTCCCGGTTCCTGCGGGAGGAGGGCGTGGTGATGGTCGCGACGATCGCGTTCGGCATGGGCATCGACAAGCCCGACGTGCGGTTCGTCGCCCACCTCGACCTGCCGAAGTCCGTCGAGGGCTACTACCAGGAGACCGGCCGCGCGGGCCGCGACGGGCTGCCGTCCACCGCGTGGCTCGCCTACGGCCTGGCCGACGTCGTGCAGCAGCGCAAGATGATCGACGAGTCCGAGGGCGACCGCGCGCACAAGCAGCGCCTGGGCCAGCACCTCGACGCGATGCTCGCGCTGTGCGAGACCGTGCAGTGCCGCCGGGTGCGGCTGCTGAACTACTTCGGGCAGCCGGGCGAGCCGTGCGGCAACTGCGACACCTGCCTCACCCCGCCCGAGTCCTGGGACGGCACGATCCCGGCGCAGAAGATCCTCTCCACGGTGTGGCGGCTGAAGAACGAGCGCAACCAGTCGTTCGGGGCCGGGCACCTCATCGACATCGTCACGGGCAAGCGCACCGCGAAGGTCGAGCAGTTCGCCCACGACCAGCTGACGGTGTTCGGGGTGGGCGCCGACCTGTCCGAGCCCGAGTGGCGTGCGGTCGTCCGCCAGCTGCTGGCCCAGGGCCTGCTCGCCGTCCAGGGCGCGTACCAGACCTTCGCGCTGACCGACGCCAGCTCGGAGGTGCTGCGCGGCGAGCGCGAGGTGCCGATGCGGCGCGACCCGGTGAAGGCCACCCGCACCCGGTCCCGGTCCTCCCGCGGCGACGCCCCCGCCCTTGCCCCGGAGCTGGCCCCGGTCTTCGAGCGGCTGCGGGCCTGGCGGGGGGCCACGGCCAAGGAGCAGGGCGTGCCCGCGTACGTGATCTTCCACAACGCGGTGCTGGAGGAGATCGCCACCCGCCGACCCGACTCCCTGGCCGCGCTGGGCACGATCAGCGGGATCGGGGAGAACAAGCTGGCGAAGTACGGCCAGGGCGTCCTCGACGCGCTCGCCGACGACTGACCCACCCCGTGGGGTCCTCCCGGGGCCCCCCCGCGCGTGGCGCGCGTCGGGCGGCGGGGGTGCTGCCATGCTCGTCCGATGAGGTTCACCGCCCGGGTCGCCCTGTTCGCCGCGACGGCGGTCCTGGTCGGGTGCGGGGCCGCGGGACCCGCACCCGCGGCGTCCACGTCCACCTCCACGTCCACCTCCACGCCCACCTCGCCGCCGACCACCGTCGCCCCGCTCACCCGGGGCCCCGGGCCCACCGTCGCGGCGTCGGAACCGCGGGTCGTCGTCCTCGATCCCGGCCACAACGGCGGCAACGGCGCGAACCCCGCCGCGATCGGCCGGGAGGTCCCCGACGGCCGCGGCGGCACCAAGGCCTGCAACACCACCGGAACCGAGACCGACGCCGGCTACCCCGAGCACGCGTTCACCTGGGACGTCTCCCGGCGGGTGCAGGCCGGCCTGGAGGACGCCGGGGTGCGGGTCGTCCTCACCCGGCCCGACGACGACGGCGTCGGGCCCTGCGTCGACGAGCGCGGCCGGGCGGGTGAGGCCGCCGACGCCGACGCGGTGGTCTCGATCCACGCCGACGGCTCGGCCCCCGCCGACAGCGGCTTCCACGTCGCACTCTCCGACCCGCCGCTCAACGCCGCCCAGGGCGCGCCCGCCCGGGAGCTCGCCGTCGCCGTCCGCGACGCGATGCGCACCGCGGGCTTCCCCGACTCCGACTACATCGGGGACCAGGCCCTGTCCCCGCGCGGCGACCTCGGCGGCCTCAACCTCGCCACCCGCCCGACCGTCCTCGTCGAGTGCGCCAACATGCGCAACCCCGGCGAGGCCGCGCTGGTGTCGAGCGAGGCCGGGAGGCAGCGCTACGCCGAGGCGATCGCCGCCGGCATCCTCGCGTTCCTGGGCTGACTCGCCCGGCTCAGCCGGCGTCGAGCCGGTGCAGCATCGGCGGCAGCGGCTGCGTGTGCACCACCGCGAGCCGCTGCGTGGCCCGGGTGAGCGCGACGTAGAGGTCGTTGGCCCCGCGCGGGGACTCCGCGAGCACCTCCGCGGGCTCCACCAGCACCACCGCGTCGAACTCCAGGCCCTTCGCCGAGGAGATCGGCAGGACCACCACCGGGGACTCCAGGTCGACGCTCGGGTCGGCCGGGCCGTCGGGGGTGTCGGGTCCCTGCTCGGGCTCCGCGGCCCCGAGGAGCCGCAGCCGCAGGTCGCGGACCCGCGCGGCCGGGGCGAGCACCACGGTCCGCCCGTCGGGCACCGCCCCCGACTCCTCCGCGAGCACCTTCGCGACGGTGTCGTCGAGGGCGGCGGGGTCGGCCGCGACCGCGCGCGGCGGCACGCCCGTGCTGCGCACCGAGCTCGGGGCCGCGAGCCCCGGCTCGATCACGGCGAGCACGTCGTCGGCGACGTCGGCGATCTCCGACGGGGTGCGGTAGTTGACGGTGAGCTGCTCCAGCCGCCACCGGTTCGCCACGTACGGCGAGAGCACCTGCCCCCACGACGACGCCCCGGCCAGGTCGCCGGTCTGCGCGATGTCGCCGACGAGGGTCATCGAGCGGGTCGGGCAGCGGCGCATGACGAGCCGCCACGCCATCGCGGAGAGCTCCTGGGCCTCGTCGACGATGACGTGGCCGTAGGTCCACTCCCGGTCGGCGGCGGCGCGGTCGGCGGTGGAGTCGTAGCGGCGCACGGCCTGCCGCTCGGCGAGGCGGTCGGCGTCGACGACGTCGCCGGCGCGCAGCAGCTCGTCGTCGAGGTCCTCCTCCAGGTCGAGCACGTCGAGCACGCCCTGCGCGTAGAGGACCTCCTCGCGCAGCGCAGCGGCCTCGCGCGCGGCCCGCTCGGCGCCGTCGTCGCCGAGGAGCTCGGCGGCCTCGTCGAGCAGCGGGACGTCGGCGGGGGTCCAGCGCAGGCCGGGCGGGACGTCGTCGCCGGGCGCGGGCCGCTCCAGGCGGGCCCGGTCCTCCGCCGGGATGCGGCGGGCGACCGAGCCGAGCCGGCGGGGATCGGCGAACAGGTCGGTGAGCAGCTGCTCGGCCGAGAGGGTGGGCCACAGGTCGTCGAGGGCCCGGGCGAGCTCGCGGCTCTCGGTGAGCTCCTCGCGGATGTCGGCGAGGTCGCCCGCGTCGAGGAAGCGCGCGGAGTTGAGACCCGCCCCGCCCAGCCCGCGGGCCGCCTGCTGGGCGAGCAGGTTCACGGCCTCCTTGTGGAAGATCCGCTTGGCCTCGTTGTGCGGCTTGCGCGAGCGGCGGGCCCGGGTGCGCGCGGAGTTGGCGACGTCGCGGTCGAGCCGGATCCGCTGTCCCTCCACGTCGAGCTCGACGGGGCGGCGCGGCACCTGCTGGCGGTCGCGCACCGCCGCGGCGACGACGGCGGCCATGTCGGCCCGCCCCTTCACCTCCGCGGTGGCGGCGGGTTCGGGCCGCCGCGCGTCGAGGTTCGGGAACAGCTGCCCGACGGTGCCGAGCACGACGCTGGTCTCCCCCAGCGACGGCAGCACCTGCCCGATGTAGCGCAGGAACGTGGGGTTGGGGCCGACGACGAGCACACCGCGCCGGGCCAGCCGGTCGCGGTGGGTGTAGAGCAGGTACGCGGCCCGGTGCAGCGCGACGGCCGTCTTGCCGGTGCCCGGCCCGCCCTGCACCACCAGGACGCCCGACGGCTTGGAGCGGATGATCGCGTCCTGCTCGGACTGGATGGTGGCGACGATGTCGCCCATCCGCCCCGTGCGCCGCGCCCCGACCGCGGCGAGCAGCGCCGCCTCGCTGGTGAGCCCCGAGGACCGGGTGCCGGCGTCGACGTCGTCGAGGTCGAGCACCTCGTCGTCGATGGCCAGCAGCTCGCGGCGGCGGGTGCGCAGGTGCCGCCGCCGGCGCATGCCCTCCGGGGACGCGGCCGTGGCGGTGTAGAACGGGCGCGCCGCCGGGGCGCGCCAATCCATCAGCAGCGGCTCGTAGTCGTTGTCCTCGTCGAGCAGCCCGAGGCGGCCGATGTAGCGGCGCTCCCCCGGCGAGCCGTCGGCCTCGTCGGCGGCGTCGAGGCGGCCGAAGGCCAGGCCGTGCTCGGCGGCGCGCAGCGCGGCCAGCCGGTCGGTGTACATCGCCGCCGCGGCGTCGCGCTCGGTGAGGGCCTGCGGCGTGCCGACGGTCTCGTCGTGCAGGGCGTCGTGCAGCCGCTGCGCGGTCTCCGCCCGCCGGGCGTCGAGGCGGCCGTAGAGCATCTCCACGTACCGCCGCTCGTGGGCGATGCCGTCGTCGGGGTCCGGGTGGGTCTCGGTACCGGGGAGCCCGGAGGACGTGCTGTCTGACACCGGCGGATCACCTTCACGGGCTGGAGAATCGGCGACTATCCAAGCTACCAGCGCGCCCCGGGGGGAGTTTCCCGTGCCGGGTGGGCGGGTATGCCCCCGAGTGCCCGATCACGAGGCCTCACGCGATTCCGAGTACGGGCACCTGGCCCCGCTGTTCGCCGAGTTCGCCGCGCTGCCACCCGACCACCCCGACCGTGCCGCGCTGCGTGCGCGGCTGGTCACCGGCCACCTGCCCGTCGTCCGGCACATCGCCCGGCGCTTCTCCGGCCGCGGGGAGCCCTCCGACGACCTGGAGCAGGCGGGCACCATCGGGCTGCTCGGCGCCGTCGACCGCTTCGATCCCTCCCACGGCAGCGACTTCCTGTCCTACGCGGTGCCCACCATCACCGGCGAGATCCGCCGGCACTTCCGCGACCGCACGTGGGCGATGCGGGTGCCGCGCCGCCTCAAGGACCTGCAGGCGACGATCGCCGGGGCGGTCGGCCCGCTGTCGCAGGAGCTCGGCCGCGCCCCGCGTCCCAGCGAGATCGCCGCCCGCCTGGACATGCCCGTCGACCAGGTACTGGAGGGCCTCGACGCCCAGCAGGCCTACCGCAACACCTCGCTCGACGAGCTGGTCGCCGGCGGCGAGACGCCGCTCGCCGACACCCTCGGCGCGATCGACGTCGACATGGCGACCGTCGAGTACCGCGAGACCCTGGGCCCGCTGCTGGAGGAGCTGCCGGAGCGGGAGCGGACGATCCTCGTGCTGCGGTTCTTCGGGAACATGACGCAGACCCAGATCGCCGACCGCGTCGGGGTGTCGCAGATGCACGTGTCGCGACTGCTCGCGCAGACCCTGCGGCAGCTGCGGGAGAAGCTCAACGCGGCGGGCTGACCCCGTTGCGGCGCACCGGGACGGGCAGGACGAACCACAGCCCGACCAGCACCAGGCCGACGGCCGCTGCGGCCGGCACCGCGAAGCCGCGCCCGACGGCGACGTCGAGGACCAGCAGGACCGCGCCGGTCAGGGTCAGCGCCAGCGTCACCAGCCCGGCGAGGAACAGCCGCTGGCCGAGCGCGACCGTCGCCTGCTTGACGCCGTGCCCGAACGTGACGCGGTGCGCCGCCGCGGGCCCGACGAGCAGGCCCGCGGTCAGCACCGAGAGCAGCAGCGTCACCACGTAGGTCCAGCGCTGCACCTCGTCGATGCGCCCGAAGCGCTCGGTGAACGACAGCGACAGCAGGAACGCGAACAGGATCTGCACACCGGTCTGGGCGACGCGCAGCTCCTGCAGCAGCTCGAGCATGTTGCGGTCGGCCCGCCGCAGCGGGCCCTCCCCGCGCTCGTCGGGCTCGATCACCGGCCCACGCTACCGGGCGAACGCGTCCACCACGGCCGCGGAGAACGCCGGGAGGTCGTCGGGGTCGCGGCTGGTCACGAGGTTGCCGTCGACCGACACCTCCTCGTCGACGACGGTGGCGCCCGCGTTGCGCAGGTCGGTCCACACGCTGGGGAACGAG
This sequence is a window from Pseudonocardia petroleophila. Protein-coding genes within it:
- a CDS encoding RNA polymerase sigma factor SigF, which produces MPDHEASRDSEYGHLAPLFAEFAALPPDHPDRAALRARLVTGHLPVVRHIARRFSGRGEPSDDLEQAGTIGLLGAVDRFDPSHGSDFLSYAVPTITGEIRRHFRDRTWAMRVPRRLKDLQATIAGAVGPLSQELGRAPRPSEIAARLDMPVDQVLEGLDAQQAYRNTSLDELVAGGETPLADTLGAIDVDMATVEYRETLGPLLEELPERERTILVLRFFGNMTQTQIADRVGVSQMHVSRLLAQTLRQLREKLNAAG
- a CDS encoding DUF6328 family protein produces the protein MIEPDERGEGPLRRADRNMLELLQELRVAQTGVQILFAFLLSLSFTERFGRIDEVQRWTYVVTLLLSVLTAGLLVGPAAAHRVTFGHGVKQATVALGQRLFLAGLVTLALTLTGAVLLVLDVAVGRGFAVPAAAAVGLVLVGLWFVLPVPVRRNGVSPPR